The genomic segment TCCAAGAGTTACTCCTACTACCATTCGTATCAGCAAAATTTTAAAGTTTTTACCAACTGATTTACAAATTAATGTTCTTAGTCAAACAGAAAATGCTTCTACGGAGGCTAACACAATTCTTCACTTTGTTAGGGGGTGGTATCCTAAGTTTTTGATTGATTGTTTACTTAAATTGAGATTGGGCAAATTTCTAGAATGGATTATTCCTTTTGGAAATGATAAAAGTTTTTTCTGGATAGGTTCCGCTATTTTAAAGGGACTGAAGTTAATCAAGAACTCTCAGCCTAGCGCTGTCGTAGTCTTTATGATGCCCTATCCAATTGGAATAGTTGGAGTAATTTTGAAATGGATAATGGGCTTGCCGCTAGTTCTAAACTTTGATGACTCTCCAACTTGTACTGATATGGGAGGTAACAGTTTTCCTAGTTGGTTTCATTACCGGTTAACAGAATGGTTAGAAGATTTTTATGTTCGTCAGGCAGATGCAGTAATTTATGTATCCCAACGTAATTTAGAAAGAGTTCGAGATCGACAGCCTGAAAAACATCAAGATAAATTTCATCTAGTTCGTTATGGTGCTGACCCTATTGACTTTAAAAAAGATCAACTACATACTCCTAGCAAAGAAGGTTTTACTATTACTTATATTGGAGGAATGACAGGATGGTTTGAATTTTATGATCTTCCTAATCAGACAAATCTTTTTAAGAAAATATACCAAGCTTGGTTGGATTGGGGAAGATATGAAGTTCTTAAATTAGATATACGTTCTTCAAGTCCTATGTTTGTGGGTCAAGCCATTAAACTTATGTATGAAGAAAGACCTGATTTAATAGGCAAGATTAAACTTTCAATATACGGAAATTTCTTCCCAGATTATGTCATCAATAGAGGTTTAGAAAATCAGAAATTGCGTGATATAATTTTTGTGCATCCTTCAGTTTCAAATCAGCGAGCAATTCAAATTGCTTGTCAATCTGACTTACTATTTATGACTTTACCTGCCCGCCCCAGTGATGCTGTGCCTGGAGGACGTATATCTGCTAAAACATATGAATATTTGATGACCAGTCGCCCCATTTTAGCGACTCTTTCCAAAGGTGAAAATTGGGATTATCTAGAAGGAAAACCTGGAGTATGGTTAGTTGAACCCACAAATGTGTTAGGGATCAAAAAAGTCTTACAAGAGTTGGTAGATAAAAAAAATTCTGGAGACTCATTGACTTTCGACAGAACTGCACTTCATCCAGAATTAAGTTATGAGTCCCGTGCTCAGGAATTTAATATGATATTAACTAAAGTATTAAGATGACTAGAGGTGATCTTAACTTGATTGAAAGAATTTATCATAGCTTGAGTTATCGAGCAGTTTACAATTACTGTCTTTTTTTGAAGTCAGTAAAAACCCGTTATACACCTAAAATTTCTTGGCAACCTATCGATTTAAGCTTGCCGAGATTCGTTTCAATAGTTTATGATGCAGACGTGCCCTTATTAGTCCGAAGCTTGCATCATCTAATGAAGTGGACAGACAAAAGTCCTCAGCTTTGGTTAGTTGGAGATTCAGATGCTGCTTACGTTAAATTACAGTCTTCCTTAGGGAATTCATTGCCTAATGGTGTAGAATTATGGCACTGGCAAACTCTACTGCAAACGCTAGACATATCTTATCAAAATTTTATTAAAACTTGGGAAGCATCAGGAAAATGGGGAGGATATTCTAGGCGTTTTGCTGTTACATTAGCAGCTAATTCATGTGCCGATATTATAATGTTTGATGCTGATGTTTTATGGTATGGAAATTTTCCTTCTAGTTTACAAAAACTAACACAAAAAGAATCTAACATTTTAGCAGGAAAAGATTATGATAGAGCTTATGATTTGGAGGTAGCATCTTTTTTAGGAAACCCAAAAATCCTAGAAAATGAGCCACTTAATTGTGGTATTGTCTATTATCCAAAAAGCATTTTGTTAAATGTAGTTACTCCAGAGCTAGTTATGAAACTACTGCCTTACGCAGCACGAGCAACTAA from the Desertifilum tharense IPPAS B-1220 genome contains:
- a CDS encoding glycosyltransferase, which translates into the protein PRVTPTTIRISKILKFLPTDLQINVLSQTENASTEANTILHFVRGWYPKFLIDCLLKLRLGKFLEWIIPFGNDKSFFWIGSAILKGLKLIKNSQPSAVVVFMMPYPIGIVGVILKWIMGLPLVLNFDDSPTCTDMGGNSFPSWFHYRLTEWLEDFYVRQADAVIYVSQRNLERVRDRQPEKHQDKFHLVRYGADPIDFKKDQLHTPSKEGFTITYIGGMTGWFEFYDLPNQTNLFKKIYQAWLDWGRYEVLKLDIRSSSPMFVGQAIKLMYEERPDLIGKIKLSIYGNFFPDYVINRGLENQKLRDIIFVHPSVSNQRAIQIACQSDLLFMTLPARPSDAVPGGRISAKTYEYLMTSRPILATLSKGENWDYLEGKPGVWLVEPTNVLGIKKVLQELVDKKNSGDSLTFDRTALHPELSYESRAQEFNMILTKVLR